A single region of the Ruficoccus amylovorans genome encodes:
- a CDS encoding prepilin-type N-terminal cleavage/methylation domain-containing protein — MARSTLSQHSFRGGIRSRGFSLIEVVLAIGVLSLAVVAMLGLFAPTMGSVKQVVDGNKATALVGLINSYVNDQMTYDDVAGTRTSDIYRYAWEQEDTASGTVDLVMSATEPTPAQRADMLGSAFVVKLSKLDLDGYDDPDDEAYVPFLVTIYQLDLDGGFNVANLGEANRVLSYPSAKLR; from the coding sequence ATGGCTCGCTCTACACTATCCCAGCATTCGTTCCGGGGCGGAATCCGTTCCAGAGGCTTTTCCCTCATCGAAGTCGTGCTCGCCATCGGCGTCCTTTCGCTCGCGGTCGTGGCCATGCTTGGACTGTTCGCGCCCACAATGGGCTCGGTCAAGCAGGTGGTGGACGGAAACAAGGCCACCGCGCTGGTCGGCCTGATTAATTCCTATGTCAACGACCAGATGACCTACGACGATGTTGCTGGCACCCGCACGTCTGATATCTATCGCTATGCCTGGGAGCAAGAGGATACAGCGAGTGGTACGGTGGATCTCGTCATGTCAGCGACCGAGCCTACCCCCGCCCAGCGTGCCGATATGCTCGGCTCGGCCTTTGTTGTTAAACTCTCCAAGCTCGATCTGGACGGGTATGATGATCCCGACGATGAAGCTTACGTGCCCTTTTTGGTGACCATCTATCAACTGGACCTGGATGGCGGATTTAATGTTGCTAATCTTGGCGAGGCCAACCGTGTCCTTTCCTACCCTTCGGCTAAACTGCGATAA
- a CDS encoding PulJ/GspJ family protein, whose protein sequence is MTTLSLDNDSQPTASEQPVEQRTMRSRQGFTLVEIMAATGIMVAVILLVLGLTTNVLNTWNFSSDQLAQNYEARIALDFINQDMEAAYFNSKGMVWMQAVYGTVGNSDDQARLFFFSPVTDRDSDVAGDYCAVAYATEYQNPFNPTSTDRRRYGLYRRVVDAETTFNDVMTVPNFAAGGTLYDNYWEGNMGTGITGVFAKDNYLSANVADFKVIFWYDDGTRNADGTKDIKAITSNEGATGNPLAFVVADRIYISDSGDGTSGYNDAVDGHLVYADITMTVLGDEGANMVGNDSWDDMGITWEQFLKMYGQTFTRRVYIMSNPL, encoded by the coding sequence ATGACCACGCTCTCCCTGGATAACGATTCCCAGCCCACCGCCTCCGAGCAGCCCGTTGAACAGCGCACGATGCGCTCACGCCAGGGCTTCACGCTGGTGGAAATCATGGCCGCCACCGGGATCATGGTCGCGGTGATCCTGCTCGTGCTGGGGTTGACCACGAACGTGCTCAATACTTGGAATTTTTCATCTGACCAGCTTGCCCAGAACTACGAGGCCCGCATCGCCCTGGATTTTATCAATCAGGACATGGAAGCCGCCTATTTCAACAGCAAGGGCATGGTATGGATGCAGGCTGTCTATGGGACCGTCGGTAATTCCGATGATCAGGCGCGGCTCTTTTTCTTTTCTCCGGTTACCGACCGGGATAGTGACGTCGCAGGCGATTACTGCGCGGTCGCCTACGCGACAGAATATCAGAACCCGTTCAACCCCACTTCCACTGACCGCCGCCGCTACGGACTCTACCGCCGGGTGGTTGATGCCGAGACGACCTTTAATGATGTCATGACCGTGCCGAATTTCGCCGCCGGTGGTACGCTCTACGACAACTACTGGGAGGGGAACATGGGGACGGGCATCACTGGCGTTTTTGCCAAGGATAACTACCTCAGCGCCAATGTGGCGGACTTTAAGGTCATCTTCTGGTATGACGATGGTACGCGTAATGCCGATGGCACCAAGGATATCAAAGCCATCACTTCAAATGAGGGTGCGACAGGCAATCCACTGGCTTTTGTTGTCGCTGACCGCATTTACATTTCCGACAGTGGGGATGGTACCTCCGGCTATAACGATGCTGTCGATGGCCACTTGGTCTATGCCGACATCACCATGACTGTCCTTGGTGACGAGGGCGCGAACATGGTGGGGAACGACTCTTGGGATGACATGGGAATTACGTGGGAGCAGTTCCTGAAGATGTACGGGCAGACCTTTACCCGGCGTGTCTATATCATGAGCAATCCGCTTTGA
- a CDS encoding 1,4-dihydroxy-2-naphthoate polyprenyltransferase: protein MASLRKTPWNIWLLAARPKTLPAAVVPVLLGTAVAVHEGGFRLVPALICLVFALLIQIGTNYANDYFDYRQGADTDKRVGPVRAVASGLVAPQTMWRATMIVLGAAFLIGLSLVFYGGWWLVAVGVLSILCAIAYTGGPYPLGYNGLGDIFVFIFFGLVAVMFTAYVQTGEFSWAAFWAGTGCGLLSVNLLVVNNARDIETDREAGKRTLPVRFGYRYAVIQYVASALVAYAMPDLLMRTGYSGWVLLPLLTLPFAAFLCVAMTRAHRPRDFHWLLARTAQLLLFYGLLMTLGILLG, encoded by the coding sequence GTGGCATCCTTGAGAAAAACTCCGTGGAATATCTGGCTCCTGGCAGCGCGCCCGAAGACGCTGCCGGCGGCGGTCGTGCCCGTCCTGCTGGGGACGGCGGTGGCTGTGCATGAGGGCGGATTCCGTCTGGTTCCGGCCCTGATCTGCCTGGTCTTTGCGCTACTGATCCAGATCGGCACCAACTACGCCAACGACTATTTCGACTACCGCCAAGGGGCGGACACGGACAAGCGTGTCGGTCCGGTGCGGGCGGTGGCTTCCGGCCTGGTCGCCCCGCAGACCATGTGGCGGGCGACGATGATCGTGCTCGGAGCGGCTTTCCTGATCGGGCTTTCGCTGGTTTTTTACGGCGGCTGGTGGCTGGTGGCGGTCGGCGTGCTGAGCATCCTCTGCGCCATCGCCTATACCGGCGGGCCGTATCCGCTTGGGTACAACGGGCTGGGCGACATCTTTGTCTTTATCTTTTTCGGCCTGGTGGCGGTCATGTTCACCGCGTACGTGCAGACCGGCGAGTTTTCCTGGGCGGCGTTCTGGGCGGGAACCGGTTGCGGCCTGCTCTCGGTCAACCTGCTCGTAGTTAATAATGCCCGTGACATCGAGACCGACCGCGAGGCGGGCAAGCGAACGCTGCCTGTTCGCTTTGGCTACCGCTATGCGGTTATTCAATACGTGGCCAGCGCTCTGGTCGCCTATGCCATGCCGGACCTGCTCATGCGTACCGGTTACAGCGGCTGGGTGCTGCTGCCGCTGTTGACACTTCCCTTCGCGGCGTTCCTTTGCGTTGCCATGACCCGGGCACACCGCCCCAGGGATTTCCATTGGCTGCTCGCCCGTACCGCCCAGTTGCTGCTCTTTTATGGCTTGCTGATGACGCTGGGTATTCTGCTCGGCTGA
- the feoB gene encoding ferrous iron transport protein B, with amino-acid sequence MGKTPVAEKVFVVVGNPNSGKTTLFNGLTGLRQKVGNYPGVTVERKEGLCYSQHGKPIRLIDLPGAYTITAHSPDEAITQDILMGRRTDTPRPSGIICVADATNLERHLFLTTQLLELGLPVILVLNMIDDADTAGVEIDAKVLEEALGVTVVKTQARTGKGLTELRLAMSREKLPLPKWRFALPEDFQLALDETAARLRELSDIPPAQSRAEAWLMLTEATPDELHRNVQELPQAAREFAAEWTRKLSQSDPTWKEKLVGERYVQLGQVVRQSIRRGPEKTPTLTDRIDAVLLHPVGGWAFLGLIMAGIFYTIFTLSSIPMDWIDGAFGWLGGVVQEHMPAGTLRDLIVDGMIAGVGGVVIFLPQILILFFFVALLEGTGYMARAAFLLDRVMHKVGLHGQSFIPLLSAYACAIPGIMAARTIDSRKDRLVTILVTPWMSCSARLPVYFLMIAALAPGDPWVKTGLMFFVYALGTFSAFAFAWIFKKTLMRGESPTLIMEMPPYRLPTTRSVVMDMLERAKLFLRKAGTIILGVSILLWFFVSYPKNDLGETEISQSFAGQVGHMLTPVTDPLGYDWKINIGLLASFAAREVFVSTMAIIYKVDDEDAEEGGPLAQVLQNEKRPNGTAVFTPLTCLSLMVFYVYSLQCLSTVAVVKRETNSWRWPLFQLGYMTVVAYVAALIIYQGGHLLGFS; translated from the coding sequence ATGGGGAAAACTCCGGTCGCGGAAAAAGTCTTTGTCGTCGTCGGCAACCCCAACTCCGGTAAAACCACGCTCTTTAACGGACTGACCGGTCTGCGCCAGAAAGTCGGCAATTATCCCGGCGTCACCGTCGAGCGCAAGGAGGGCCTGTGCTACTCGCAGCACGGCAAACCCATCCGCCTGATCGACCTGCCGGGAGCCTACACCATCACCGCGCACTCGCCGGATGAGGCCATCACGCAGGACATCCTCATGGGGCGGCGCACGGACACCCCACGGCCCAGCGGCATCATTTGCGTGGCCGACGCTACCAACCTGGAGCGCCACCTTTTTCTCACCACGCAGCTTTTAGAGCTGGGGCTGCCCGTCATCCTCGTGCTCAACATGATCGACGACGCCGATACCGCCGGGGTCGAGATCGACGCCAAGGTGCTGGAAGAAGCCCTCGGCGTGACCGTGGTCAAGACCCAGGCCCGCACCGGCAAGGGCTTGACCGAGCTTCGCCTCGCCATGAGCCGGGAAAAACTCCCCCTGCCCAAGTGGCGCTTCGCCCTGCCGGAGGACTTCCAGCTCGCCCTTGACGAGACCGCCGCCCGCCTGCGTGAGCTGAGCGATATACCCCCGGCCCAATCCCGCGCCGAAGCCTGGCTCATGCTGACCGAGGCCACCCCGGACGAACTTCACCGCAATGTGCAGGAGCTGCCGCAGGCGGCCAGGGAATTCGCCGCCGAGTGGACCCGCAAACTTTCCCAGTCCGATCCGACCTGGAAGGAAAAACTGGTCGGCGAACGCTACGTGCAACTCGGTCAAGTCGTCCGTCAGTCCATCCGGCGCGGCCCGGAAAAGACCCCCACCCTGACCGACCGGATCGACGCCGTGCTCCTGCACCCCGTCGGTGGATGGGCCTTTCTCGGCCTCATCATGGCCGGTATCTTTTATACCATCTTCACCCTCTCCAGTATCCCGATGGACTGGATTGACGGGGCCTTCGGCTGGTTGGGGGGAGTCGTCCAGGAACACATGCCGGCGGGCACTCTGCGCGACCTGATCGTGGACGGTATGATCGCCGGGGTCGGCGGCGTGGTCATCTTCCTGCCGCAGATTCTGATCCTGTTCTTTTTCGTCGCGCTGCTGGAGGGCACCGGCTACATGGCCCGGGCCGCGTTCCTGCTCGACCGCGTCATGCACAAAGTCGGCCTGCACGGCCAGTCCTTCATCCCGCTGCTAAGCGCCTACGCCTGCGCCATCCCCGGCATCATGGCCGCGCGCACCATCGACTCGCGCAAGGACCGGCTCGTCACCATCCTCGTCACCCCGTGGATGAGCTGCTCGGCCCGCCTGCCGGTTTATTTCCTCATGATCGCCGCCCTCGCCCCCGGCGACCCCTGGGTCAAAACCGGGCTCATGTTCTTTGTTTACGCGCTGGGGACATTCTCGGCCTTCGCCTTCGCGTGGATCTTTAAAAAGACCCTCATGCGTGGCGAAAGCCCGACCCTTATCATGGAAATGCCCCCCTACCGCCTGCCCACCACCCGCTCGGTCGTGATGGACATGCTGGAGCGGGCCAAGCTCTTTCTGCGCAAGGCCGGGACGATCATCCTCGGGGTCTCTATCCTGCTGTGGTTCTTCGTCTCCTACCCGAAAAACGACCTCGGCGAGACGGAAATCTCCCAGAGCTTCGCCGGGCAGGTCGGGCATATGCTGACCCCCGTGACCGACCCTCTCGGCTACGACTGGAAAATCAACATCGGCCTGCTGGCCTCCTTCGCCGCGCGCGAAGTCTTCGTCAGCACGATGGCGATTATTTACAAGGTGGACGACGAGGACGCCGAGGAAGGCGGCCCGCTCGCCCAAGTCCTCCAGAACGAGAAACGCCCGAACGGGACGGCGGTCTTCACCCCATTGACCTGTCTGAGCCTGATGGTTTTTTACGTTTATTCCCTCCAGTGCCTGAGCACCGTCGCCGTCGTCAAGCGAGAGACGAACTCCTGGCGCTGGCCGCTGTTCCAGCTCGGCTACATGACTGTGGTCGCGTACGTGGCGGCGCTCATCATCTACCAGGGTGGACATTTGCTCGGTTTCAGCTAA
- a CDS encoding FeoA family protein, giving the protein MKPGEAGVLDSFNARNGTLLRLHELGLTPGQSLKVVRISPLGDPIEIKLPGFHLCLRKTEASAIEVRRA; this is encoded by the coding sequence ATGAAACCGGGAGAAGCCGGAGTTCTCGACTCCTTCAACGCCCGCAACGGCACCCTGCTGCGGCTGCATGAGCTCGGGCTGACTCCGGGGCAAAGCCTGAAGGTCGTCCGGATTTCTCCGCTCGGCGACCCGATCGAAATCAAGCTGCCGGGCTTCCACCTGTGCCTGCGCAAGACTGAAGCCAGCGCGATCGAAGTCCGCCGCGCCTGA
- a CDS encoding cupin domain-containing protein, with the protein MDAPSLIHLLKLESLPDEGGFFRRVHTHPQTVPGTDRPLSTCIYYLVTGDGFSAMHRVDAEETFHFHAGDPVEMLQLHPTGLGEKIRLGSDPTAGELPFAAVTAGTWQGCRLAPGGSAGYALFTTTVSPGFVWKGFELGSRAVLASEWPEWTEDITALTRH; encoded by the coding sequence ATGGACGCCCCAAGCCTCATCCACCTGCTCAAGTTGGAGTCGCTTCCCGACGAGGGGGGATTTTTTCGCCGCGTCCACACCCATCCCCAAACCGTTCCGGGCACAGATCGCCCACTGTCCACCTGCATTTATTATCTCGTCACGGGCGACGGTTTTTCGGCCATGCACCGGGTCGATGCCGAGGAGACTTTCCACTTCCACGCCGGAGACCCCGTCGAGATGCTCCAGCTCCACCCAACAGGGTTAGGGGAAAAAATCCGCCTCGGCTCCGACCCGACCGCGGGCGAACTTCCCTTCGCCGCCGTGACGGCGGGCACCTGGCAAGGCTGCCGCCTCGCCCCCGGAGGGTCCGCCGGTTACGCGCTTTTTACCACCACGGTCAGTCCCGGCTTCGTCTGGAAGGGGTTCGAGCTGGGCTCTCGCGCCGTATTGGCCAGCGAATGGCCGGAGTGGACCGAAGATATTACAGCTTTGACTCGTCATTAG
- a CDS encoding acyl carrier protein: MDIQSFITNFAEAIDGLEPDGLTAQTAFRELEQWDSLAFLSVLAMIDGEYGVELPGDELLACANLGELCQAVAAKQ, from the coding sequence ATGGATATCCAATCCTTTATCACGAACTTCGCCGAGGCCATCGACGGCCTGGAGCCGGATGGCCTCACCGCGCAGACCGCGTTCCGCGAGCTGGAGCAGTGGGATTCGCTGGCGTTCCTCAGTGTGCTGGCCATGATCGACGGCGAGTACGGAGTCGAACTCCCCGGCGACGAGCTTCTGGCCTGCGCAAACCTGGGCGAGCTTTGCCAGGCGGTGGCGGCCAAACAATAA
- a CDS encoding SDR family NAD(P)-dependent oxidoreductase, with amino-acid sequence MSDLAQKRILVCGASSGIGRACALAAAGAGAALVLNGRDRTRLEETLAALPGEGHTLLPADLTDAAARRELAASVPALDGVVFSAGFHRIKPAKFLDDAGWEETFSINHRAPCLLTSALLKAKKINPSASLVYLGSIAAEAATVGNALYAGSKGALISTVRVLALELARQAIRANVVSPGQVRTAMTEANAAQLSAQALEENATLYPLGLGTPEQVAEAVLFLLSQRAAWITGQNLVVDGGYTLK; translated from the coding sequence GTGTCTGACCTGGCCCAGAAACGCATCCTTGTCTGCGGCGCTTCCTCCGGGATCGGCCGGGCCTGTGCCCTTGCCGCCGCCGGGGCCGGAGCCGCGCTCGTGCTCAACGGGCGGGACCGTACCCGGTTGGAGGAGACGCTGGCCGCGCTGCCGGGAGAAGGGCATACGCTTTTGCCTGCCGACTTGACCGACGCCGCCGCCCGCCGCGAGTTGGCCGCGTCCGTTCCCGCGCTGGATGGGGTGGTTTTTTCCGCCGGTTTTCACCGGATCAAGCCGGCCAAGTTCCTCGACGACGCGGGCTGGGAGGAGACTTTTTCTATCAACCACCGGGCACCCTGCCTGTTGACTTCGGCCCTGCTGAAGGCGAAAAAAATCAACCCCTCGGCCTCGCTGGTCTATCTGGGGTCAATCGCGGCCGAGGCCGCTACTGTCGGCAACGCCCTTTACGCCGGTTCCAAGGGGGCGCTGATCTCCACCGTGCGCGTGCTCGCGCTGGAACTGGCGCGTCAGGCCATCCGCGCGAACGTCGTCTCCCCCGGCCAGGTGCGGACCGCCATGACCGAGGCCAACGCCGCGCAACTCTCGGCGCAGGCACTGGAGGAGAACGCGACCCTGTACCCGCTCGGCCTGGGGACGCCGGAGCAGGTGGCCGAGGCGGTTCTCTTTTTGCTCAGCCAACGTGCGGCCTGGATCACGGGCCAGAATCTCGTCGTCGATGGCGGCTACACCCTCAAATGA
- a CDS encoding acetyltransferase, translating into MQEILVLGAGGLGREVWSYLEHKLAVDAEFATTYRLKGFLDDDAQALDGYDYPGGVVGGISSYKPASSEWLVCALGAPSVKARLCPELKKRGARFLTFVHPTSTLGRNAVLGEGVVLAPYTQVSADARMGDFSFLNCHSTCGHDAKVGPCCTVSSYCDLTGFVELGEQVFMGSHATVIPGRRVGDGCTIGAGSAVVTHLPAGARVLGVPAKPFMRK; encoded by the coding sequence ATGCAGGAAATACTGGTACTCGGAGCGGGCGGCCTGGGCCGCGAAGTGTGGTCCTACCTGGAGCACAAGCTCGCCGTCGATGCCGAATTCGCCACCACTTACCGGCTCAAGGGCTTTCTGGACGATGACGCGCAGGCGCTCGACGGCTATGACTATCCGGGCGGCGTGGTCGGCGGCATCTCCAGTTATAAACCTGCCAGCAGCGAATGGCTGGTCTGCGCCCTCGGCGCTCCCTCGGTCAAGGCCCGCCTCTGCCCTGAACTGAAGAAGCGGGGGGCGCGCTTCCTGACCTTTGTGCATCCGACTTCGACCCTGGGGCGCAATGCGGTGCTGGGCGAAGGCGTTGTGCTGGCCCCCTATACCCAGGTCTCCGCCGATGCGCGGATGGGGGATTTTTCCTTTCTCAATTGCCACTCGACCTGCGGGCACGACGCGAAAGTCGGCCCCTGCTGCACGGTCAGCTCGTACTGCGATCTGACTGGCTTCGTCGAGCTGGGAGAGCAGGTCTTCATGGGCTCTCACGCCACGGTGATTCCCGGTCGTCGCGTCGGTGACGGTTGTACGATCGGTGCCGGTTCGGCGGTCGTCACCCATCTTCCCGCCGGAGCACGCGTGCTCGGGGTCCCGGCCAAACCTTTTATGCGAAAGTAA
- a CDS encoding 3-oxoacyl-ACP synthase III family protein yields the protein MTASRATITAMHYCIPPDILGQEELAERFGEKAVANIAKLSGVTERRVADPGVTSVDLAECAARRLMEAQGVAPESIDFVLFATQTGDYQLPASACVLHGRLGLAKNCGALDIGLGCSAFPYALSVANGLIATGVARRVLLINADTLTKVIHPRDRGLVPLHGDGAVATLLEPASGEAGLLGFELGTDGSGGEHLMIPASGARHPRSAETAREIEDETGSVHTQEHLQMNGPAVFQFSIRETPAALKRAFEKWNIAPGDLDLLVLHQANRMMLDLIYKKAGLGPEQQFFFLEKIGNMSGASSPMALAEAWRSGRLKPGTLVAVAAFGVGLSWGVALMRLPETLADCSMASVEYAPQT from the coding sequence ATGACCGCTTCCCGCGCCACCATCACCGCCATGCACTATTGTATCCCCCCCGACATTCTCGGGCAGGAGGAGTTGGCGGAGCGCTTCGGGGAAAAAGCGGTCGCCAATATCGCCAAGCTCTCCGGCGTGACCGAACGCCGTGTGGCCGATCCGGGGGTGACGTCGGTCGATCTGGCCGAGTGTGCCGCCCGGCGCTTGATGGAAGCGCAGGGTGTTGCGCCGGAGTCGATTGACTTTGTGTTGTTTGCCACCCAGACGGGCGACTACCAGCTCCCGGCCTCGGCCTGTGTCTTGCACGGGCGGCTTGGATTGGCAAAAAACTGCGGCGCGCTCGACATCGGGCTGGGCTGCTCGGCCTTTCCCTACGCCCTGAGCGTGGCCAACGGCCTCATCGCCACCGGCGTTGCCCGCCGCGTGCTCCTCATCAACGCCGACACTCTGACCAAGGTAATCCATCCGCGGGACCGCGGGCTGGTCCCGCTCCACGGTGACGGAGCGGTAGCAACCCTGCTGGAACCGGCTTCCGGCGAGGCGGGGCTGCTCGGTTTCGAACTGGGGACGGATGGCTCCGGCGGCGAACACCTGATGATCCCGGCCTCCGGGGCGCGCCACCCGCGCAGTGCCGAGACCGCGCGGGAGATCGAGGACGAGACCGGCTCGGTCCACACACAGGAGCACCTTCAGATGAACGGCCCGGCGGTTTTCCAGTTCTCGATCCGTGAGACGCCCGCCGCGCTCAAGCGCGCTTTTGAGAAATGGAACATCGCCCCCGGCGATCTCGATCTGCTGGTGTTGCATCAGGCCAATCGGATGATGCTCGACCTGATTTACAAAAAAGCGGGCCTGGGGCCGGAGCAGCAGTTTTTCTTTCTGGAGAAAATCGGCAACATGAGCGGCGCATCTTCGCCGATGGCGTTGGCCGAAGCCTGGCGCAGCGGGCGGCTCAAGCCCGGAACGCTCGTGGCGGTGGCGGCTTTTGGCGTCGGGCTGTCGTGGGGCGTTGCCCTGATGCGCCTGCCCGAAACACTGGCCGACTGCTCGATGGCGTCCGTCGAGTACGCACCGCAGACTTGA
- a CDS encoding VOC family protein yields the protein METPAPTFNLHHTGYLVGDLPAAGAHFCGLLGYRVESAVIEDSAQTARVQFLRQPGADSWLELVSPASENSKLSSALKKGGGLHHLCYEVDELGAACAHLRAGGMFPLGEPVPAVAFPGRRIAWFMDARRLLVELVEAGKGVLSLASLRAGQV from the coding sequence ATGGAAACGCCCGCGCCCACCTTTAATCTCCACCACACTGGCTACCTGGTGGGCGATCTCCCGGCGGCGGGCGCGCACTTCTGCGGGCTGTTGGGCTACCGGGTGGAGTCGGCGGTGATCGAGGACTCTGCGCAAACCGCCCGGGTGCAGTTCCTGCGGCAACCGGGCGCGGATAGCTGGCTGGAACTGGTCAGCCCGGCCTCGGAAAACAGCAAGCTCAGCTCCGCCCTGAAAAAAGGCGGCGGCCTGCACCACCTCTGCTACGAGGTGGACGAGCTGGGGGCGGCCTGCGCTCATCTGCGTGCCGGAGGGATGTTCCCGTTGGGCGAGCCAGTCCCGGCAGTGGCCTTTCCGGGGCGGCGGATCGCGTGGTTCATGGATGCGCGGCGACTGCTCGTCGAACTGGTCGAGGCGGGCAAGGGGGTGCTTTCGCTGGCGTCATTGCGGGCTGGCCAAGTCTGA
- a CDS encoding acyl carrier protein, with the protein MPDSRLPRLQRIFRDVLDEPSLQLAEDFSTAAHPEWDSVVMVQIVLAVEQEFGCELEMAQVAEIKSVADILRCLP; encoded by the coding sequence ATGCCAGACTCTCGCCTGCCGCGCCTGCAACGCATCTTTCGCGATGTGCTCGACGAGCCATCGCTGCAATTAGCGGAGGATTTCTCCACCGCCGCCCATCCCGAGTGGGATTCGGTCGTCATGGTGCAGATCGTCCTCGCGGTGGAGCAGGAGTTCGGCTGCGAACTGGAGATGGCCCAGGTGGCCGAGATCAAGTCGGTGGCGGACATCCTGCGCTGTTTGCCGTAG